A section of the Drosophila subobscura isolate 14011-0131.10 chromosome A, UCBerk_Dsub_1.0, whole genome shotgun sequence genome encodes:
- the LOC117899419 gene encoding partitioning defective 3 homolog isoform X4, whose amino-acid sequence MFDVPPKCPALANKLGGLFGWRHTYKVAAKHEGIPHGHLHKSYSLTLPKRPPSPSAYSCVKPDSWVTVTHLQTQSGILDPDDCVRDVADDREQILAHFEDPGPDPGVAQGGGDGASGSSSVGTGSPDIFRDPTNTEAPTRDLSTPHIEVTSTTSGPMAGLGVGLMVRRSSDPNLLASLKAEGSNKRWSAAAPHYAGGDSPERLLIDKAGGQLSPQWEEEDDVASQQQLKEQLLLQQQQPPAAAHQPFARSGRLSMQFLGDGNGYKWMEAAEKLQHQNQHQNQNQNHHSSHRSELNSGQSSLQSSLPNSAYSSKSLPRESKRKEPLGQAYESIREKDGEMLLIINEYGSPLGLTAMPDKEHGGGLLVQHVEPGSRAERGRLRREDRILEINGIKLIGLSESQVQEHLRRALECSELRVRVLRGDQQQRQQRRDSKVAEMVEVATVSPTRKPHAAPVGTSLQVANTRKLGRKIEILLKKGPNGLGFSVTTRDNPAGGHCPIYIKNILPRGAAIEDGRLKPGDRLLEVDGTPMTGKTQTDVVAILRGMQAGATVRIVVSRQQELAEQTDQAAAAAAAAAAQAEKAPALVSVAATAAPAATIQVQKSSSARSLFQQQQLQQQQLLNESQHFIDAGSESAASNDSLPPSSNSWNTREELTLHIPVHDTEKAGLGVSVKGKTCSNLNASSSSGSGSGSGSGSGTGLMKHDGDLGIFVKSVIHGGAASRDGRLRMNDQLLSVNGVSLRGQNNAEAMETLRRAMVNTPGKHPGTITLLVGRKIQRSASSSDILDQGQSQSHNHSHSNSSGSNSGGHNNSSSNASDNSGATVIYLSPEKREQRCNGNGVGVGVGGGGGGAASNEMNRWSNPVLDRLTGGICSTNTSQQQQQPTQQSQHSQQLQPQRRLPPTPICSNAALRNESYYMATNDNWSPAQLHLLTGHGGNTALLIEDDAEPMSPTLPARPHDGQHCVPSSVNAAQTKAAVPVAVAVTVPGTPSSSSTFDATYSSQLSLETNSGVEHFSRDALGRRSISEKHHAALDARETGTYQRNKKLREERERERRIQLTKSAVFGGSIESLTTRIANANAQLAGYRHAKTASSIEQRESMQQQLAAAEAEARDQLGDLGPSLGMKKSSSLESLQTMVQELQMSDEPRGHQALRAPRGRGREDSLRAAVVHEPDANKPRKTWLLEDGDHEGGFASQRNGPFQSSLNDGKHGSKSSRAKKPSILRGIGHMFRFGKNRKDGVVPVDTYSAVAISPPSSVVSSSPQQQQQQQLQQQQQQQQQLQQQQQQQIPAAALAALERNGKPPAYQQPPPLPAPNGVGVGGGGAGASAANGGIHQNDIFNHRYQHYANYEDLHQHQQQQQQLQQQQPQHHQISTSLHEAEATAETLSESTLECMRQQVIRQRIKVEAESRRHQHYHSQRSARSQDISMHSSSSSSHHQHPQGQTGQGHTNGGVIRPLSSYYEYETVQQQRVGSIKHSHNHSSHNGGGSSSANVSGSSASPINVPHWKAAALNGYSPASLNSSSRSRGPFVTQVTIREQSVMPSQLQQQHSSSSSSSSRWS is encoded by the exons ATGTTTGACGTTCCGCCCAAGTGCCCGGCGTTGGCCAATAAATTGGGCGGACTCTTCGGCTGGCGACACACCTACAAGGTGGCGGCCAAGCACGAGGGCATACCGCACGGTCACCTGCACAAGTCCTACTCCCTCACCCTGCCCAAGCGACCACCATCGCCGTCGGCCTATTCGTGTGTGAAG CCGGACTCATGGGTGACGGTGACGCATCTGCAGACGCAATCCGGCATCCTGGATCCGGATGATTGTGTGCGTGATGTGGCCGATGATCGGGAACAGATACTCGCACACTTTGAAGATCCCGGACCAGATCCGGGTGTGGCGCAGGGCGGCGGTGACGGTGCCTCTGGCAGCTCATCGGTGGGCACCGGCTCGCCGGACATCTTTCGCGATCCCACAAACACAGAGGCACCCACACGGGACCTGTCCACGCCCCACATTGAGGTGACGAGCACCACCTCGGGCCCGATGGCCGGCCTGGGCGTTGGCCTGATGGTGCGCCGCAGCAGCGATCCCAATCTGCTGGCCTCGCTCAAGGCGGAGGGCAGCAACAAGCGTTGGTCGGCGGCGGCTCCACACTACGCGGGCGGCGACTCGCCCGAGCGTCTGCTGATCGACAAGGCCGGTGGGCAGCTGTCGCCGCaatgggaggaggaggatgatgtcgccagccagcagcagctcaaggaGCAGCTcttgctgcaacagcagcagccgccagcgGCCGCTCATCAGCCATTCGCTCGGTCCGGCCGCCTGTCCATGCAGTTCCTGGGCGATGGCAACGGCTACAAGTGGATGGAGGCGgccgagaagctgcagcatcagaaccagcaccagaaccagaatcagaatcaCCATTCCAGCCATCGTTCCGAGCTGAACTCGGGACAGTCCTCGCTGCAGTCGTCGCTGCCGAACAGCGCCTACTCGAGCAAGTCCCTGCCGCGGGAGAGCAAGCGGAAGGAGCCGCTGGGGCAGGCGTACGAGTCGATACGCGAGAAAGACGGCGAGATGCTGCTGATCATCAACGAGTACGGCAGTCCGCTGGGCCTCACGGCCATGCCGGACAAGGAGCACGGCGGCGGACTCCTTGTCCAGCACGTGGAGCCCGGCAGTCGCGCCGAACGCGGTCGACTGCGGCGCGAGGATCGCATCCTCGAGATCAACGGCATCAAGCTGATCGGCCTCAGCGAGTCGCAGGTCCAGGAGCACCTTCGACGCGCCCTCGAGTGCTCCGAGCTGCGGGTGCGCGTCCTGCGCggcgaccagcagcagcgccagcagcgtCGCGACTCCAAGGTGGCCGAAATGGTCGAAGTGGCCACCGTTTCGCCCACACGCAAGCCGCACGCCGCGCCCGTGGGCACCTCGCTGCAGGTGGCCAACACCCGCAAGCTGGGCCGCAAAATCGAAATTCTACTCAAGAAGGGACCCAACGGCCTGGGCTTCTCGGTGACGACGCGCGACAATCCCGCCGGCGGCCACTGTCCCATTTACATCAAGAATATACTGCCACGCGGTGCGGCCATTGAGGATGGTCGCCTCAAGCCCGGCGATCGGCTGCTCGAGGTCGATGGCACACCGATGACGGGCAAGACCCAAACCGATGTGGTGGCCATACTCAGGGGCATGCAGGCGGGCGCCACCGTCCGCATAGTTGTCTCACGTCAGCAGGAGTTGGCCGAGCAGACAgatcaggcagcagcagcagcggcagcagcagcggcacaggcagaAAAGGCGCCCGCTTTGGTCTCTGTGGCAGCTACCGCGGCACCTGCGGCAACCATTCAGGTGCAGAAATCAAGCAGCGCCCGTTCgctgttccagcagcagcaactgcagcagcagcagctcctcaaCGAATCTCAGCATTTCATCGATGCGGGCAGCGAGTCGGCAGCCTCAAAT GACAGCCTGCCGccgagcagcaacagctggaaTACACGCGAGGAGCTCACGCTGCACATTCCCGTGCACGACACAGAGAAGGCTGGCCTGGGGGTGAGCGTAAAGGGCAAGACATGCTCCAATCTGAATGCCTCCAGCTcgagtggcagcggcagcggcagtggcagcggcagcggcactggACTGATGAAACATGACGGAGACTTGGGCATATTCGTGAAGAGCGTTATCCATGGCGGTGCTGCGTCACGTGATGGACGTCTGCGGATGAACGATCAGCTGCTGAGCGTCAATGGAGTGTCGCTGCGCGGCCAGAACAATGCCGAGGCCATGGAGACGCTGCGGCGTGCGATGGTGAATACGCCGGGCAAGCATCCGGGCACCATAACGCTGCTGGTGGGCAGAAAGATTCAGCGctcggccagctccagcgACATACTGGACCAGGGACAGAGCCAAAGTCACAATCACAGCcatagcaacagcagcggcagcaacagcggcggccacaacaacagcagctccaatgCCAGCGACAATTCGGGTGCCACAGTCATTTATTTGAGTCCCGAGAAGCGGGAACAGCgctgcaatggcaatggtgtgggtgtgggagtgggaggcggaggaggaggcgcagcCAGCAATGAAATGAACAG ATGGAGCAATCCCGTTTTGGATCGTCTAACCGGTGGCATTTGCTCCACAAACacgtcacagcagcagcagcagcccacacagcagtcgcagcattcgcagcagctgcagccacagcgtCGCCTGCCCCCAACACCAATCTGCAGCAATGCGGCACTGCGCAACGAGAGCTACTACATGGCCACCAATGACAACTGGTCGCCGGCACAGCTGCATTTGCTCACGGGACATGGCGGCAATACGGCGCTGCTCATCGAGGACGATGCCGAGCCAATGTCACC AACCCTGCCGGCGCGGCCTCATGACGGGCAACACTGCGTTCCGAGCAGCGTCAACGCAGCGCAGACAAAGGCcgcagtgccagtggccgtGGCAGTCACCGTGCCGGGCACgccatcgagcagcagcaccttcgATGCCACCTACTCGTCTCAGCTCAGTTTGGAGACAAACTCGGGCGTGGAGCACTTCTCGCGCGATGCCCTGGGACGTCGCAGCATCTCGGAGAAGCATCATGCGGCGCTGGATGCCCGCGAGACGGGCACCTATCAGCGCAACAAGAAGCTGCGCgaggagcgggagcgcgaGCGTCGCATTCAGCTGACCAAGTCGGCCGTCTTTGGTGGCTCCATTGAGTCGCTGACGACGCgcattgccaatgccaacgCACAGCTGGCGGGCTACAGGCACGCCAAGACCGCGTCCAGCATTGAGCAGCGCGAatcgatgcagcagcagctggcagcggccgaggccgaggcccGGGATCAGCTGGGGGATCTGGGACCCTCGCTGGGCATGAAGAAGTCCTCGTCGCTGGAGTCGCTCCAGACCATGGTGCAGGAGCTGCAAATGTCCGATGAGCCGCGTGGCCATCAGGCGCTGCGTGCCCCGCGCGGTCGTGGCCGGGAGGACAGTCTGCGGGCGGCTGTGGTCCACGAGCCAGACGCAAACA AGCCCCGCAAGACATGGCTGCTGGAGGATGGCGATCACGAGGGTGGCTTCGCCTCGCAGCGGAATGGACCCTTCCAGAGTTCCCTGAACGATGGCAAGCACGGCAGCAAGTCGTCGCGGGCCAAGAAGCCGAGCATTCTGCGCGGCATTGGGCACATGTTCCGCTTTGGCAAGAACCGCAAGGATGGTGTGGTGCCCGTGGACACGTACAGTGCTGTGGCCATCTCGCCGCCCTCCTCGGTGGTGTCTTCgtcgccacagcagcaacagcagcagcagctacagcagcagcagcaacagcaacagcagctacagcagcagcaacagcagcagataccTGCCGCTGCTTTGGCCGCATTGGAGAGGAATGGAAAGCCACCAGCATACCAGCaaccgccgccactgccagcACCAAATGGTGTGGGTGTAGGTGGTGGCGGGGCAGGTGCATCTGCAGCGAATGGTGGCATACATCAGAATGATATATTCAATCATCGTTATCAGCATTATGCCAACTACGAGGAtctgcatcagcatcaacagcagcaacagcaactgcagcagcagcagccacagcatcatCAAATAAG cacaagcctacacgaagcagaagcaactgCCGAGACGCTGTCGGAGTCAACGCTCGAATGCATGCGACAGCAGGTGATTCGTCAGCGCATCAAGGTGGAGGCGGAAag TCGCCGCCATCAGCATTACCATTCGCAGCGCAGCGCCCGGTCGCAGGACATTAGCATGCACTCGAGCAGCTCCTCATCGCATCACCAGCATCCGCAGGGACAGACGGGCCAGGGTCACACGAATGGCGGTGTCATTCGTCCACTGAGCAGCTACTACGAGTACGAGacggtgcagcagcagcgtgtggGCAGCATCaagcacagccacaaccacagcagTCACAatggaggaggcagcagcagtgccaatGTCAGCGGATCCTCGGCGTCGCCCATCAATGTGCCGCACTGGAAGGCGGCCGCACTCAACGGCTACTCACCGGCCAGCCTGAACAGCAGCTCGCGTAGCCGTGGACCCTTTGTTACCCAAGTGACCATAAGGGAGCAGAGCGTTATGCCATcccagctgcaacagcagca cagcagcagcagcagcagcagcagccgctggagCTAA
- the LOC117899419 gene encoding partitioning defective 3 homolog isoform X9, translating into MFDVPPKCPALANKLGGLFGWRHTYKVAAKHEGIPHGHLHKSYSLTLPKRPPSPSAYSCVKPDSWVTVTHLQTQSGILDPDDCVRDVADDREQILAHFEDPGPDPGVAQGGGDGASGSSSVGTGSPDIFRDPTNTEAPTRDLSTPHIEVTSTTSGPMAGLGVGLMVRRSSDPNLLASLKAEGSNKRWSAAAPHYAGGDSPERLLIDKAGGQLSPQWEEEDDVASQQQLKEQLLLQQQQPPAAAHQPFARSGRLSMQFLGDGNGYKWMEAAEKLQHQNQHQNQNQNHHSSHRSELNSGQSSLQSSLPNSAYSSKSLPRESKRKEPLGQAYESIREKDGEMLLIINEYGSPLGLTAMPDKEHGGGLLVQHVEPGSRAERGRLRREDRILEINGIKLIGLSESQVQEHLRRALECSELRVRVLRGDQQQRQQRRDSKVAEMVEVATVSPTRKPHAAPVGTSLQVANTRKLGRKIEILLKKGPNGLGFSVTTRDNPAGGHCPIYIKNILPRGAAIEDGRLKPGDRLLEVDGTPMTGKTQTDVVAILRGMQAGATVRIVVSRQQELAEQTDQAAAAAAAAAAQAEKAPALVSVAATAAPAATIQVQKSSSARSLFQQQQLQQQQLLNESQHFIDAGSESAASNDSLPPSSNSWNTREELTLHIPVHDTEKAGLGVSVKGKTCSNLNASSSSGSGSGSGSGSGTGLMKHDGDLGIFVKSVIHGGAASRDGRLRMNDQLLSVNGVSLRGQNNAEAMETLRRAMVNTPGKHPGTITLLVGRKIQRSASSSDILDQGQSQSHNHSHSNSSGSNSGGHNNSSSNASDNSGATVIYLSPEKREQRCNGNGVGVGVGGGGGGAASNEMNRWSNPVLDRLTGGICSTNTSQQQQQPTQQSQHSSSSSSSSSSSSSSSSSSSSRWS; encoded by the exons ATGTTTGACGTTCCGCCCAAGTGCCCGGCGTTGGCCAATAAATTGGGCGGACTCTTCGGCTGGCGACACACCTACAAGGTGGCGGCCAAGCACGAGGGCATACCGCACGGTCACCTGCACAAGTCCTACTCCCTCACCCTGCCCAAGCGACCACCATCGCCGTCGGCCTATTCGTGTGTGAAG CCGGACTCATGGGTGACGGTGACGCATCTGCAGACGCAATCCGGCATCCTGGATCCGGATGATTGTGTGCGTGATGTGGCCGATGATCGGGAACAGATACTCGCACACTTTGAAGATCCCGGACCAGATCCGGGTGTGGCGCAGGGCGGCGGTGACGGTGCCTCTGGCAGCTCATCGGTGGGCACCGGCTCGCCGGACATCTTTCGCGATCCCACAAACACAGAGGCACCCACACGGGACCTGTCCACGCCCCACATTGAGGTGACGAGCACCACCTCGGGCCCGATGGCCGGCCTGGGCGTTGGCCTGATGGTGCGCCGCAGCAGCGATCCCAATCTGCTGGCCTCGCTCAAGGCGGAGGGCAGCAACAAGCGTTGGTCGGCGGCGGCTCCACACTACGCGGGCGGCGACTCGCCCGAGCGTCTGCTGATCGACAAGGCCGGTGGGCAGCTGTCGCCGCaatgggaggaggaggatgatgtcgccagccagcagcagctcaaggaGCAGCTcttgctgcaacagcagcagccgccagcgGCCGCTCATCAGCCATTCGCTCGGTCCGGCCGCCTGTCCATGCAGTTCCTGGGCGATGGCAACGGCTACAAGTGGATGGAGGCGgccgagaagctgcagcatcagaaccagcaccagaaccagaatcagaatcaCCATTCCAGCCATCGTTCCGAGCTGAACTCGGGACAGTCCTCGCTGCAGTCGTCGCTGCCGAACAGCGCCTACTCGAGCAAGTCCCTGCCGCGGGAGAGCAAGCGGAAGGAGCCGCTGGGGCAGGCGTACGAGTCGATACGCGAGAAAGACGGCGAGATGCTGCTGATCATCAACGAGTACGGCAGTCCGCTGGGCCTCACGGCCATGCCGGACAAGGAGCACGGCGGCGGACTCCTTGTCCAGCACGTGGAGCCCGGCAGTCGCGCCGAACGCGGTCGACTGCGGCGCGAGGATCGCATCCTCGAGATCAACGGCATCAAGCTGATCGGCCTCAGCGAGTCGCAGGTCCAGGAGCACCTTCGACGCGCCCTCGAGTGCTCCGAGCTGCGGGTGCGCGTCCTGCGCggcgaccagcagcagcgccagcagcgtCGCGACTCCAAGGTGGCCGAAATGGTCGAAGTGGCCACCGTTTCGCCCACACGCAAGCCGCACGCCGCGCCCGTGGGCACCTCGCTGCAGGTGGCCAACACCCGCAAGCTGGGCCGCAAAATCGAAATTCTACTCAAGAAGGGACCCAACGGCCTGGGCTTCTCGGTGACGACGCGCGACAATCCCGCCGGCGGCCACTGTCCCATTTACATCAAGAATATACTGCCACGCGGTGCGGCCATTGAGGATGGTCGCCTCAAGCCCGGCGATCGGCTGCTCGAGGTCGATGGCACACCGATGACGGGCAAGACCCAAACCGATGTGGTGGCCATACTCAGGGGCATGCAGGCGGGCGCCACCGTCCGCATAGTTGTCTCACGTCAGCAGGAGTTGGCCGAGCAGACAgatcaggcagcagcagcagcggcagcagcagcggcacaggcagaAAAGGCGCCCGCTTTGGTCTCTGTGGCAGCTACCGCGGCACCTGCGGCAACCATTCAGGTGCAGAAATCAAGCAGCGCCCGTTCgctgttccagcagcagcaactgcagcagcagcagctcctcaaCGAATCTCAGCATTTCATCGATGCGGGCAGCGAGTCGGCAGCCTCAAAT GACAGCCTGCCGccgagcagcaacagctggaaTACACGCGAGGAGCTCACGCTGCACATTCCCGTGCACGACACAGAGAAGGCTGGCCTGGGGGTGAGCGTAAAGGGCAAGACATGCTCCAATCTGAATGCCTCCAGCTcgagtggcagcggcagcggcagtggcagcggcagcggcactggACTGATGAAACATGACGGAGACTTGGGCATATTCGTGAAGAGCGTTATCCATGGCGGTGCTGCGTCACGTGATGGACGTCTGCGGATGAACGATCAGCTGCTGAGCGTCAATGGAGTGTCGCTGCGCGGCCAGAACAATGCCGAGGCCATGGAGACGCTGCGGCGTGCGATGGTGAATACGCCGGGCAAGCATCCGGGCACCATAACGCTGCTGGTGGGCAGAAAGATTCAGCGctcggccagctccagcgACATACTGGACCAGGGACAGAGCCAAAGTCACAATCACAGCcatagcaacagcagcggcagcaacagcggcggccacaacaacagcagctccaatgCCAGCGACAATTCGGGTGCCACAGTCATTTATTTGAGTCCCGAGAAGCGGGAACAGCgctgcaatggcaatggtgtgggtgtgggagtgggaggcggaggaggaggcgcagcCAGCAATGAAATGAACAG ATGGAGCAATCCCGTTTTGGATCGTCTAACCGGTGGCATTTGCTCCACAAACacgtcacagcagcagcagcagcccacacagcagtcgcagcattc cagcagcagcagcagcagcagcagcagcagcagcagcagcagcagcagcagcagcagccgctggagCTAA